Proteins encoded together in one Penicillium digitatum chromosome 1, complete sequence window:
- a CDS encoding Dipeptidyl-peptidase 5 — translation MHIFLGTEEFPALMFQRRSGIDPVLISARLSSAVELIAAPRRGEAIPNPSGEVALFSTSEYSFETHVTSSWWSLLDLETGKVTQLTNDSNVSELTWLGSTDSGLLYINGTNAETPGGTEIWVSDTSDFTTSAYKAASLPARLSGLKTATTTSGDINFLVYGESWPNGTAYNEELAAKPLSSARIYDSIYVRHWDKWITTRFNAIYSGTLKKKRAGHGATSSYTSSGSLRNLVAGVKNLESPYPPFGDSSDYDISSDGKLVAFKSKAPELPRANNTASYIFLVPHDGSRKAVAINGPDSPGTPKGIKGDSSSPVFSPDGRHLAYLQMEDISYESDRRTVYVYTIGSTDTIRTLAKNWDRSPGAIKWTADGKNLVLNTEDSARSRLFLLPADAGKDFKPKNFTDSGAVAAYYGLPDGDYLVSGSAIYTSRTIYTAKPGKGVTGVIFSANELDPALKSLGPSDIDEFYYKGNWTDIYSWIVYPSNFNKSKSYPLLFYIHGGPQGSWADSWSTRWNYKVFADQGYVVVAPNPTGSTGFGDELTDVIANNWGSFPYDDLVKGWEYVRDNLNFIDTDRGVAAGASYGGFMINWIQGNPLGREFKALVSHDGTFVADAKVSTEELWFMEHEFNGTFWDNRDNYRRWDPSAPEHIKQFATPQLIVHSDLDYRLPISEGLALFNVLQERGIPSRLLSFPDENHWVINKENSLVWHQQVLGWLNKYAGIDTPGSVSLDDTTIPVVDYNPQF, via the exons ATACTCTTTCGAGACCCATGTTACATCATCATGGTGGAGCCTGCTAGATTTGGAGACTGGAAAAGTGACTCAACTCACTAACGACAGCAATGTCTCTGAATTGACTTGGCTAGGGTCTACTGATTCTGGTCTGTTGTATATCAACGGCACTAATGCCGAGACTCCTGGAGGTACCGAGATTTGGGTGTCAGACACCTCGGATTTCACCACCTC TGCGTACAAGGCAGCCTCACTGCCAGCCCGGCTTTCTGGACTCAAGACGGCCACCACCACGTCTGGAGACATTAACTTCTTGGTGTATGGGGAGTCCTGGCCCAATGGAACGGCGTACAATGAGGAGCTCGCTGCGAAGCCGCTAAGCTCGGCACGTATCTACGACAGTATTTACGTCCGCCACTGGGATAAATGGATCACGACGAGATTCAATGCCATCTATTCGGGGActctgaagaagaagagagccGGACATGGAGCGACATCCAGCTACACTTCTAGTGGGTCTCTCAGGAACCTTGTCGCAGGAGTCAAGAACCTTGAGTCACCCTATCCGCCATTCGGTGATTCGTCTGATTATGACATTTCTTCCGACGGAAAGTTGGTTGCATTTAAGAGCAAGGCCCCTGAACTGCCACGTGCAAACAACACTGCTTCGTATATTTTTCTTGTGCCTCATGATGGATCTAGAAAGGCTGTAGCTATCAATGGTCCGGACAGTCCTGGAACTCCAAAAGGCATCAAGGGTGATTCGAGCAGTCCTGTCTTCTCCCCAGATGGCCGTCACCTTGCATATCTCCAAATGGAAGATATCTCCTATGAGTCGGACCGTCGCACTGTCTACGTTTACACCATTGGCTCCACTGACACTATTCGCACATTGGCCAAGAACTGGGACCGTTCACCTGGGGCGATCAAGTGGACGGCTGATGGGAAGAACCTGGTCCTGAACACAGAAGATTCTGCACGCTCTCGACTCTTCTTACTACCCGCTGATGCTGGTAAAGATTTCAAACCTAAGAATTTTACCGACAGTGGCGCGGTGGCTGCTTACTACGGCCTGCCTGACGGAGACTACTTGGTTTCTGGTTCCGCTATCTATACTAGTCGCACAATTTACACCGCGAAGCCTGGCAAGGGTGTCACAGGTGTGATCTTCTCTGCCAACGAACTTGACCCCGCCTTGAAGAGCCTTGGTCCATCGGATATTGATGAGTTCTACTATAAGGGCAACTGGACAGAT ATATATTCCTGGATCGTCTACCCCTCGAACTTTAACAAGTCAAAGTCATACCCGCTTTTGTTCTATATTCACGGTGGCCCTCAAGGTTCCTGGGCTGACTCCTGGAGCACTCGGTGGAACTACAAGGTCTTCGCCGACCAAGGATATGTGGTTGTTGCACCCAATCCAACTGGTAGCACTGGGTTTGGTGATGAGCTCACGGATGTGATCGCCAACAATTGGG GAAGCTTCCCCTACGATGACTTGGTCAAAGGTTGGGAGTATGTCCGAGATAACTTGAATTTTATCGATACCGATCGCGGCGTGGCAGCTGGCGCCAGCTACGGAGGCTTCATGATCAACTGGATCCAGGGTAATCCTCTAGGCCGCGAGTTCAAGGCGCTGGTCAGCCATGATGGCACATTTGTGGCCGATGCCAAGGTCTCGACTGAGGAACTGTGGTTCATGGAGCATGAG TTCAACGGCACGTTCTGGGACAATCGTGACAACTATCGTCGATGGGATCCATCGGCTCCAGAGCACATTAAACAGTTTGCTACCCCACAACTCATCGTTCACAGTGATTTGGATTATCGTCTTCCCATCTCCGAGGGTCTGGCGCTTTTCAATGTCTTGCAAGAGCGAGGTATTCCAAGCAGGCTACTCAGTTTTCCCGATGAAAACCATTG GGTCATCAACAAGGAAAACAGCCTTGTCTGGCACCAACAGGTTTTGGGATGGCTGAACAAGTACGCTGGTATTGATACCCCAGGATCAGTTAGTTTAGATGACACTACAATTCCTGTCGTGGATTACAATCCTCAATTTTAA
- a CDS encoding Dipeptidyl-peptidase 5, with protein sequence MPPKPSSRKGAKKGVPKMELSTGTQNPKIKTETSSPTPASVASGENEKTSATPANQTTNGNSKNTKKSSPPKIKMEDIPEANPRVQRPRNPLSTTFPTDLDRFVLPSCTSDSDDDVSLVENTAEQARTAKHVRFFMNTTHDKHFVPIEVPPLTGNENWDSWLAAMGLLFRQHSVWHIVTAELQPLSPGHNLYMWYRRMCECAVALIYANVSEEVRKTPCFVSTVCEDNADNLITHLYAHYAEPDSAHPHEESELD encoded by the exons ATGCCTCCCAAACCTTCCTCCCGTAAGGGCGCCAAGAAGG GAGTCCCCAAGATGGAGCTCTCTACTGGAACCCAAAACCCAA AGATCAAAACTGAGACGTCTTCTCCCACTCCCGCTTCCGTCGCCAGTGGTGAGAATGAGA AGACTTCTGCTACCCCTGCCAATCAAACGACCAACGGAAATAGCAAGAACACAAAGA AGTCTTCACCTCccaagatcaagatggaGGACATCCCCGAGGCCAATCCAAGGGTTCAGCGACCGAGAAACCCTCTCTCCACCACATTCCCCACCGACCTGGACCGCTTCGTTTTACCATCCTGCACTTCCGATAGCGACGATGATGTCTCGCTGGTTGAAAACACAGCCGAGCAAGCCAGGACCGCCAAGCATGTGAGGTTCTTTATGAACACTACCCATGACAAGCACTTCGTCCCGATTGAAGTTCCCCCTCTTACTGGAAACGAGAACTGGGACTCCTGGTTGGCCGCCATGGGCCTGCTCTTCCGCCAGCACTCGGTGTGGCATATTGTAACTGCAGAGCTTCAGCCACTGTCCCCTGGCCACAATCTGTACATGTGGTACCGGCGCATGTGCGAGTGTGCAGTCGCCCTTATCTACGCCAATGTCTCTGAAGAGGTCCGCAAGACGCCTTGTTTCGTGAGCACCGTGTGCGAAGATAATGCTGATAACCTGATCACTCATCTCTACGCTCACTACGCCGAGCCTGATTCTGCTCACCCTCACGAGGAGTCCGAGCTTGATTAG
- a CDS encoding Aromatic-ring hydroxylase-like: MAPFLANSQNTIGETRTNQVSVNTAADDVANTAQHTYSNQVEDHAIDTEFLIVGAGPAGAALACFLGSYGLKGIMISSASGTVNTPRAHITNMAALECFRDVGLYEELQKLGATGEDHMQHTRWCHSMAGEEYARIHSWGNDPRRKGEYELASPCEPFDLPQTVLEPVLVRHAALKGFKCRFHTTLLSFSNDEKTGFIIASIRDEISTHEYRIRTKYLLGADGARSQVVKELNLPLAVLPGQGSAINVLVKAEISHLVKNRTGNLHWVMQPDRDHPNFGWMAIVRMVKPWNEWMFILFPDRSYDRSQSKPSMEEYQKRVQEFIGDDTPVEILDISFWHINETVAEKYSEGKIFCLGDAVHRHPPLNGLGSNTCIQDAFNLAWKLAYVCQGLASPSLLSTYSSERQPVGHSVVTRANQAFRDHFHVWDALGMLPADVSDRKQMLEELKSATPQGSNRRRALREAIKHTSHEFHGLGVEMNQHYEGRGIYSTDEAQPYRQFGRAAEDKVLYHEPSTYPGSRLPHVWLNKATPEKPISTIDLAGHGLFTLLTGIGGEAWKEAAGTVAKKLKIPIQACSIGFRQDWEDVYFEWETVRGVEESGAVLVRPDRFIAWRALKALQDSTACERKLLTVMRSVLGFENL, encoded by the exons ATGGCTCCCTTTCTTGCGAACAGCCAAAACACGATCGGCGAGACAAGAACAAACCAAGTCTCAGTGAACACAGCAGCAGATGATGTCGCGAACACTGCTCAACACACTTATTCGAATCAAGTTGAGGATCACGCTATCGATACAGAATTCCTGATTGTTGGCGCAGGGCCTGCGGGTGCAGCCTTAGCTTGCTTTCTTGGCTCCTATG GGCTCAAGGGCATAATGATCAGCAGCGCGTCAGGGACAGTAAACACTCCTCGCGCCCATATTACCAACATGGCCGCACTTG AATGTTTCCGAGATGTTGGTCTATACGAGGAGCTCCAAAAGCTAGGAGCCACGGGCGAAGATCACATGCAACACACCAGATGGTGCCATAGTATGGCTGGCGAAGAATACGCCAGAATTCATTCTTGGGGTAATGATCCGAGACGAAAG GGTGAATACGAGCTGGCTAGTCCATGTGAACCATTTGACCTTCCGCAGACAGTCCTGGAACCGGTTCTAGTTCGTCATGCGGCTTTGAAAGGCTTCAAGTGTCGCTTTCATACGACACTTCTTTCATTCTCCAATGACGAGAAGACTGGGTTTATCATAGCAAGCATTCGCGATGAAATCTCAACCCACGAATACCGCATCCGCACCAAGTATCTGTTGGGGGCCGATGGTGCCCGCAGTCAAGTGGTGAAAGAACTGAACTTGCCTCTCGCAGTCCTGCCAGGACAAGGTTCAGCAATCAACGTGCTTGTCAAGGCCGAGATCTCCCATCTTGTCAAAAATCGGACTGGCAACCTTCATTGGGTAATGCAGCCGGATCGCGACCACCCTAACTTTGGTTGGATGGCAATCGTTCGCATGGTAAAGCCTTGGAATGAGTGGATGTTCATCTTGTTCCCAGATCGCAGCTATGACCGTTCTCAAAGCAAACCCTCCATGGAGGAGTACCAAAAGAGGGTGCAGGAGTTTATTGGAGATGACACACCTGTCGAAATTCTCGACATCTCGTTCTGGCATATCAATGAGACTGTTGCGGAGAAGTACTCAGAAGGCAAAAT TTTCTGTCTCGGCGACGCTGTGCACCGCCACCCTCCGTTGAACGGCCTGGGCTCAAACACGTGCATCCAAGACGCCTTCAATTTGGCCTGGAAGCTTGCCTATGTCTGCCAAGGCCTCGCGTCCCCGTCGCTTCTATCCACATATTCCAGCGAAAGACAGCCGGTTGGTCATTCAGTAGTTACCCGAGCGAACCAGGCATTCCGCGATCACTTTCACGTGTGGGATGCGCTTGGCATGCTGCCGGCGGATGTTTCTGACCGGAAACAGATGTTGGAGGAATTGAAGAGTGCAACCCCACAAGGATCAAATCGTCGCCGTGCCTTGCGTGAGGCAATCAAACACACCTCTCATGAGTTTCACGGGCTGGGAGTCGAAATGAACCAGCACTACGAGGGCCGAGGAATATATTCGACTGACGAAGCGCAACCCTATAGGCAATTCGGAAGGGCGGCCGAGGATAAAGTACTGTATCATGAACCAAGCACATATCCTGGCTCTCGCTTGCCACACGTTTGGCTCAATAAGGCAACACCAGAGAAGCCTATCTCGACAATTGATCTTGCTGGTCATGGCTTGTTCACACTTTTGACTGGAATTGGAGGTGAGGCTTGGAAGGAAGCGGCTGGAACTgttgccaagaagctcaagaTTCCTATCCAGGCGTGTTCGATTGGATTCAGGCAAGATTGGGAGGATGTTTACTTTGAGTGGGAAACTGTCCGTGGTGTAGAAGAATCGGGGGCCGTGTTGGTTCGACCGGATCGATTCATTGCATGGAGAGCATTAAAAGCTTTGCAGGACAGTACAGCCTGTGAAAGAAAGCTTCTCACGGTTATGAGATCCGTTCTGGGATTCGAAAATCTGTAG
- a CDS encoding Metapyrocatechase, with translation MTGSNNAPRINLVRIAHVFYSHQDITKAHEFLLDFGFQEVKRVGKDIYYRGTSSQPFVYCARHGKKDVFGGAAFVVESEADLVAAQELPGATEIYNLNHAPGGGRCVTFHDPVDGFPFHLVYGQTPYADEKAFPQLDFNFPTEKHRPGNETQRLQKGPALVHKLGHFGMCVTDFGTAFDFYTTRFNFKPSDLVHDSTGRDITTFLHLDRGSALVDHHCFFFFEGPKPHVHHSSFETHDFDMQILGHDWLRSKGYENCWGIGRHIMGSQIFDYWFDPSRFIVEHYVDGDLVDDHYPINRSLASPDSLHVWGPDLPPTFLQ, from the exons ATGACAGGCTCGAACAATGCACCGAGGATCAACCTTGTTCGCATCGCGCATGTCTTTTACTCCCACCAAGATATCACCAAAGCCCATGAATTCCTATTGGATTTCGGCTTTCAGGAAGTCAAACGGGTGGGCAAGGATATTTACTATCGTGGCACTAGTTCCCAGCCATTTGTGTACTGTGCACGACATGGCAAAAAAGATGTGTTCGGGGGTGCAGCTTTCGTCGTGGAATCCGAAGCTGACCTGGTCGCTGCACAAGAGCTACCTGGAGCTACAGAGATATACAACTTGAACCATGCGCCTGGCGGTGGTCGCTGTGTCACTTTCCACGATCCCGTCGACGGTTTCCCTTTCCACCTTGTTTATGGACAAACACCTTATGCCGATGAAAAAGCGTTCCCCCAGCTAGATTTCAATTTC CCAACGGAGAAACACCGGCCAGGTAATGAGACACAGCGACTCCAAAAGG GCCCTGCTCTGGTGCACAAATTAGGTCATTTTGGAATGTGCGTCACCGATTTCGGGACGGCGTTTGATTTCTATACTACCCGGTTCAACTTCAAGCCGAGTGAT CTGGTCCATGACTCCACCGGAAGAGACATAACCACATTCCTTCATTTAGATCGTGGTTCTGCATTGGTTGACCACCattgctttttcttctttgaagGTCCCAAGCCACACGTACACCATTCCTCGTTTGAAACACATGATTTTGACATGCAGATTTTGGGGCATGACTGGTTACGCAGCAAGGGGTATGAGAACTGTTGGGGTATAGGACGTCACATCATGGGTAGTCAGATCTTTGATTATTG GTTCGACCCCTCTCGCTTCATCGTCGAGCATTATGTTGATGGTGATTTGGTCGATGATCATTACCCTATCAATCGATCCCTTGCCTCGCCCGATAGTTTGCATGTTTGGG GCCCGGATCTTCCCCCTACCTTCCTGCAGTAA
- a CDS encoding PLC-like phosphodiesterase, TIM beta/alpha-barrel domain: MLSALLIFHHGIAVSESGATVPHESPSLLSMLSATPLVSALAPTTCNGRPEYCNRSYSNITFVGSHDSAFVGPLPQQNQNINIKAQLDMGIRYLQAQTHRSITDRNVIDLCHTSCLLENAGSLKLYLTTIKNWLDVNPNEVVTLLLTNGDSVAITEFGDTLSSSGISNYAYVPSANPLPIANWPTLSDMISSGKRLVVFLDYGADIKKVNFIQDEFAYYFETAYDVTDASFSNCSLDRPFGAAATGRMGIVNHFLDIEVFGVKIPARQRASTTNAATGPGSIGAQAALCSGLYGRAPNVVLADFVDKGDVIAAQKNLNGFLIGV, translated from the exons ATGCTCAGTGCTCTCCTAATTTTCCATCATGGAATTGCAGTGTCGGAGTCAGGTGCAACAGTGCCGCACGAATCTCCGTCTTTGTTATCTATGCTCTCCGCCACTCCGCTGGTGTCGGCCCTAGCACCGACAACCTGCAACGGCCGCCCAGAGTATTGCAACCGGTCCTACTCAAATATCACATTTGTAGGATCTCACGACTCTGCCTTTGTTGGACCCCTACCACAGCAAAATCAAAATATCAACATTAAAGCCCAGCTCGATATGGGGATCCGGTACCTACAAGCACAAACACACCGCTCTATCACTGACAGGAACGTGATAGATCTGTGCCATACATCTTGTTTACTCGAAAATGCTGGATCTCTCAAATTATATTTGACGACCATCAAAAACTGGCTAGATGTAAACCCGAACGAAGTCGTCACTCTTCTCTTGACAAACGGAGACTCGGTAGCCATCACCGAGTTTGGAGACACTCTCTCCAGCAGCGGGATTTCTAACTATGCCTATGTTCCCTCTGCAAATCCACTGCCAATTGCAAACTGGCCCACCCTGAGTGATATGATCTCTAGCGGAAAGAGATTGGTCGTATTTCTAG ACTATGGTGCCGACATTAAAAAAGTGAACTTCATCCAAGATGAGTTCGCTTACTACTTCGAAACAGCCTACGACGTCACGGACGCCTCTTTCTCGAACTGCAGCCTCGACCGGCCCTTTGGCGCCGCCGCCACAGGCCGCATGGGCATTGTCAACCACTTCCTTGACATTGAAGTTTTCGGCGTAAAAATTCCAGCTCGTCAGAGGGCAAGCACTACTAATGCTGCGACGGGGCCAGGTAGCATTGGTGCCCAGGCAGCGCTATGCTCTGGGCTGTATGGGCGTGCGCCGAATGTGGTGTTAGCGGACTTTGTGGATAAAGGGGACGTTATTGCTGCGCAGAAGAATCTGAATGGGTTCTTGATTGGGGTCTGA
- a CDS encoding Fumigaclavine B O-acetyltransferase yields the protein MFQPYNLTPFDHYAPTGHFHFSLTFSLVDKNRIQAIQRMEDAVDRLVCRFPFLAGMVTPSTEPDGRSNVLRVRPATAAELEEYPILVTQNHPESIALVVDGKFNPVLAPFPIVYPPRHPSPVLRWKANVIGDKLQMVWCFQHQTMDGSGFFTLFSAFAAFCNDLNAPGPFTTAHAQEEIRQLINDIASTATPRDLNWTLFPVPTSEDEVPTDYSRMPINSSHVLDGQKIKILHDACNSALQSLPEEFRKDHPEISLPQSLVVSALLGICTSRARLRAFPDQKEPSSEMFIVENTRKTLNLPRRYIGNAILGSKSPCNGFVDPPPGVLQDIHVPESLSPVGPEDIWRLCNVAQTLQEASRTLDKQSIEGIIANMSQKSDWGSFLPGWGENFLVSDISSGSPYMNFGPLGDLQLFDMHFDSFSGCCWIMANLPSDIASPYPCWRLRWVLERAAMNCLSSDPLFQWATTPSTALSYVEV from the coding sequence ATGTTTCAACCTTACAATCTTACTCCCTTTGACCATTATGCGCCTACAGGGCATTTCCATTTTTCTCTCACATTTAGCTTGGTCGACAAGAATCGTATCCAGGCCATTCAGCGAATGGAGGATGCAGTGGATCGTCTAGTCTGCAGATTCCCCTTCTTGGCTGGGATGGTGACGCCATCTACCGAGCCAGATGGTAGAAGCAACGTACTTCGGGTGCGGCCTGCCACTGCTGCCGAGCTTGAAGAGTATCCTATTTTGGTCACTCAGAATCATCCAGAATCCATCGCTCTTGTCGTGGATGGGAAATTCAACCCTGTCTTGGCGCCCTTCCCAATCGTCTACCCACCACGTCATCCTTCCCCTGTGCTCCGGTGGAAGGCAAATGTGATTGGAGACAAGTTGCAAATGGTCTGGTGTTTTCAACACCAGACAATGGATGGATCGGGATTTTTTACTTTGTTCTCTGCTTTCGCCGCGTTCTGTAATGATCTAAATGCCCCGGGACCATTCACAACAGCGCATGCACAAGAAGAAATAAGGCAGCTTATCAATGATATTGCATCTACAGCCACACCTCGAGATCTCAATTGGACGCTCTTTCCTGTCCCAACAAGCGAAGACGAAGTACCCACAGACTATAGCCGAATGCCTATCAATTCTTCCCATGTACTCGATGGTCAAAAGATAAAAATTCTGCACGATGCTTGCAATTCAGCTTTGCAGTCTCTTCCTGAGGAATTCAGGAAGGATCATCCCGAGATTTCCCTTCCGCAGAGCCTGGTCGTCAGCGCGCTGCTGGGCATATGTACCAGTCGCGCCCGCTTGAGGGCTTTCCCCGATCAGAAGGAGCCCTCATCCGAGATGTTCATTGTGGAGAATACCAGGAAGACACTCAATTTGCCTCGGCGATATATCGGTAACGCTATCTTGGGCTCCAAAAGCCCGTGCAATGGCTTTGTGGACCCTCCACCTGGAGTCTTGCAAGATATCCATGTGCCAGAATCTCTTAGTCCGGTGGGGCCGGAAGATATCTGGCGGCTTTGCAACGTTGCCCAGACTCTTCAGGAAGCATCCAGAACCCTGGACAAACAGAGTATAGAGGGCATAATTGCAAATATGTCCCAAAAAAGTGATTGGGGTTCATTCCTACCCGGATGGGGTGAGAATTTCCTTGTGTCTGATATCAGTTCAGGATCGCCTTATATGAACTTTGGGCCACTCGGAGACCTTCAGTTATTCGACATGCATTTCGATTCATTTTCCGGATGCTGTTGGATAATGGCTAATCTTCCGTCTGACATTGCATCTCCATATCCATGCTGGAGATTACGATGGGTTTTGGAACGGGCGGCGATGAATTGTCTATCGAGTGACCCCCTTTTCCAATGGGCTACAACTCCTAGTACAGCACTCAGTTACGTCGAAGTTTGA